A portion of the Daphnia magna isolate NIES linkage group LG4, ASM2063170v1.1, whole genome shotgun sequence genome contains these proteins:
- the LOC116920345 gene encoding uncharacterized protein LOC116920345 — translation MKLAVLGSLAAVATTVMANDQYQQNEDHYEEIIPEDEDPFTSRSLANSPVPLPVLAMLTMMNFFNALQEDWSEEESRDGDLDSNNPPGRFSGVWKRMKGVPGVLYETSSMMAPLTLRYMLSEDSDHPHCQQVMLCELNVKVKQRFGKPGEIAMQLASSMAGYALGGKDAQRYDSLVDAARNGRRGKECHELYPKCPARNESSAVPALLNLASRLIKN, via the exons ATGAAACTCGCCGTATTGGGATCCCTTGCCGCCGTCGCCACCACGGTCATGGCCAACGACCAGTACCAACAGAACGAAGATCACTACGAAGAAATCATTCCAGA AGATGAAGATCCATTCACCAGCCGCTCACTTGCCAACAGTCCCGTTCCTCTACCCGTTTTGGCCATGTTAACCATGATGAACTTTTTCAACGCCCTTCAG gaGGATTGGTCAGAGGAAGAAAGCCGTGATGGGGATTTAGATTCAAACAACCCCCCTGGTCGATTTTCAGGTGTGTGGAAGCGGATGAAGGGAGTACCGGGCGTTTTGTACGAGACTTCCTCAATGATGGCTCCATTGACTCTTCGCTACATGCTCAGCGAGGACTCTGACCATCCCCATTGCCAGCAGGTCATGCTGTGCGAGTTGAATGTCAAGGTCAAGCAACGTTTCGGCAAGCCCGGAGAGATTGCCATGCAATTGGCCAG TTCAATGGCCGGTTATGCCTTGGGCGGTAAGGACGCTCAGCGTTACGACTCGTTGGTGGATGCTGCCCGTAACGGACGCCGTGGAAAGGAATGCCACGAACTCTACCCCAAGTGCCCGGCACGTAACGAGAGCTCAGCCGTTCCAGCTCTCCTTAACTTGGCCAGTCGCCTTATCaagaattaa
- the LOC116920339 gene encoding uncharacterized protein LOC116920339, whose amino-acid sequence MLAIKHLVRCTVHLKRCTNFVTLDRFRPKNRIPTFSRPLCKLLNFCLASGFVVTFNDDNEEEEVKTKVNIAEPKSFSNTFKLQQAGNDAVNSSMSVLSTAFHTFHFAHQEYITLLGSAISALLTAIEVGPVMVERLGIEEHLSQLQSEIFLQKKQISDSLYVYNESTKLLNVAANISFLAGNEISSGLASTHLHNVQQEVDKMKSEAIKLEQEYLELQMQFIVKSQST is encoded by the exons ATGCTTGCTATCAAGCATCTTGTAAGATGTACAGTCCACTTGAAAAGATGCACAAATTTTGTCACTTTAGATCGATTTCGACCGAAAAACAGAATCCCCACGTTTTCTAGACCTTTATGCaaacttttgaatttttgtttggcAAGTGGTTTTGTAGTAACCTTTAATGATGACAATGAGGAAGAAGAAGTTAAAACCAAAGTCAACATAGCCGAACCCAAAAGTTTTAGCAATACTTTTAAACTCCAACAGGCTGGAAATGATGCTGTTAATTCTTCTATGTCAGTTTTGTCTACTGCCTTTCACACCTTCCATTTTGCTCATCAGGAATACATTACTTTATTGGGATCAGCAATTTCTGCCCTCCTTACTGCAATTGAGGTTGGTCCGGTTATGGTTGAAAGACTAGGCATTGAGGAACACCTTTCTCAGTTGCAATCagaaatttttcttcaaaaaaagCAAATCAGTGATAGCCTCTATGTTTACAATGAGTCCACCAAACTGCTAAATGTGGCTGCAAACATATCATTCTTAGCAGGCAATGAGATCTCATCTGGTTTAGCTTCCACCCATCTGCACAATGTTCAGCAGGAG GTTGACAAGATGAAAAGTGAAGCAATTAAGCTAGAGCAAGAGTATTTAGAATTGCAGATGCAGTTTATAGTCAAGTCCCAATCAACATGA
- the LOC116920285 gene encoding tRNA (adenine(58)-N(1))-methyltransferase non-catalytic subunit TRM6, whose translation MDVNLILNDHFVLVQRKSQMSLHQLPKKEGKQWTIKVGRDLVDLSTALGKPHGTFKLSRSEENESKAFALVPSSDVVEMKEKLKDLNSGENNKEIWDDGRSQQLKKEDIEELRGQGLTGSEIVSQLVENSKTFQIKTEFSQEKYLNKKEEKYSEWVEILKPNIRHLAKYFHSQDPMQILNLRPDTLAMIMSLANIKSNGKFGVFDGGCQGLVTAAILDRIQGFGTVWNLCLKGTPQKRVIQAMNFNAEQLKPLKNANLRKLKESLIKEDNEDGDEVPASKMIKLDEDAPPPLEFGSLNGLVVVCRRPNAIAKELVKLLAPSGNFVIFCPYSEPLCETYTDFRECNLAVNLKLTEAWFRLHQVLPLRTHPEVNMSGSGGYILSGIKVVS comes from the exons ATGGATGTCAATTTGATCCTGAATGATCATTTCGTTTTGGTGCAAAGAAAAAGCCAAATGAGTCTACATCAGCTTCctaaaaaagaaggcaaacaGTG GACCATTAAAGTTGGTAGAGATCTAGTTGATCTATCCACAGCATTGGGCAAACCCCATGGTACTTTTAAACTGTCACGTAGTGAAGAGAATGAATCCAAAGCTTTCGCACTTGTGCCATCGAGTGATGTTGtggaaatgaaagaaaagctaAAAGACCTCAACTCCGgagaaaacaataaagaaatttgGGATGATGGTAGGTCTCAgcaactaaaaaaagaagatattGAAGAACTACGAGGACAAGGGTTAACAGGAAGTGAAATAGTCTCACAGTTAGTTGAAAACAGTAAaacttttcaaataaaaacagaattttCCCAGGAGAAGTATCTCAAtaagaaagaggaaaagtACTCTGAATGGGTTGAAATTCTCAAACCTAATATAAGGCACTTAGCTAAATATTTCCATTCCCAGGATCCTATGCAAATTTT aaatttgcGACCAGACACCCTAGCGATGATTATGTCCTTAGCCAACATCAAGAGCAACGGAAAGTTTGGCGTTTTCGATGGAGGATGCCAAGGACTGGTCACAGCCGCGATACTGGATAGGATACAAGGATTCGGCACCGTTTGGAATCTCTGTCTAAAAGGCACACCACAAAA gCGAGTGATCCAAGCGATGAACTTTAACGCGGAGCAGCTGAAACCTTTAAAAAATGCCAATCTTCGGAAACTAAAGGAAAGTCTTATAAAGGAGGATAATGAAGACGGAGACGAGGTGCCCGCCTCCAAAATGATTAAACTTGATGAGGACGCTCCTCCACCACTAGAATTTGGTAGTCTAAATGGGCTTGTAGTTGTCTGCCGAAGACCGAACGCCATCGCCAAAGAATTAGTAAAACTCTTGGCTCCATCAGGCAattttgtcattttttgtCCTTATTCCGAG CCACTGTGTGAGACGTATACGGATTTCCGTGAGTGCAATTTGGCCGTTAATTTGAAGCTAACCGAAGCTTGGTTCAGACTCCATCAAGTTTTGCCACTTAGAACACATCCAGAAGTAAATATGAGCGGATCTGGCGGATACATCCTGTCTGGAATTAAAGTTGTTTCTTAA